The following proteins are encoded in a genomic region of Sorangiineae bacterium MSr12523:
- a CDS encoding DNA-binding domain-containing protein codes for MTPTHGAHRGLADLQAFLAQAATSARPIPDDPALAAEAELVATGNARLSPAQQVDIYREQFWFRHLASLEEDYPTLQHLLGNDGFQALCRRYLDAHPPDSFSLRDLAAKMPDFLAHTDPYRADALLADCARLEWAFIEAFDAADAPPFDASVLATTEEEAWERAVIVFHPSLRFLALSHPVHGFRAAIRRGETPERPGPEPTHCIVYRANDIVGVEVVEPMAFALLERLARGMPLGPAGEEVAAMDASVEASIGAWFQAWVALGWLREVRV; via the coding sequence ATGACGCCGACCCATGGTGCGCACCGCGGCCTGGCCGACTTGCAGGCTTTCCTCGCGCAGGCCGCAACGAGCGCGCGCCCCATCCCGGACGATCCCGCGCTCGCGGCGGAGGCGGAGCTCGTGGCCACCGGCAACGCACGCCTCTCGCCCGCGCAGCAGGTGGACATCTACCGCGAGCAATTCTGGTTTCGCCACCTGGCCTCGCTCGAGGAGGATTACCCGACGTTGCAGCACCTGCTGGGCAACGACGGCTTTCAAGCGCTCTGCCGCCGCTACCTCGACGCGCACCCGCCGGACAGCTTCTCCTTGCGCGATTTGGCCGCGAAAATGCCGGATTTTCTCGCGCATACCGATCCGTACCGCGCCGACGCGCTGCTCGCCGATTGCGCCCGGCTCGAGTGGGCCTTCATCGAGGCGTTCGACGCGGCCGATGCGCCGCCGTTCGATGCGTCGGTGCTCGCCACCACCGAGGAAGAGGCGTGGGAGCGCGCGGTCATCGTCTTTCACCCCTCGCTGCGATTTCTCGCGCTCTCGCACCCCGTCCATGGCTTTCGTGCGGCCATCCGGCGCGGCGAAACGCCGGAGCGCCCGGGTCCGGAGCCAACGCACTGCATCGTGTACCGCGCGAACGACATCGTCGGCGTCGAGGTGGTCGAGCCCATGGCGTTCGCCCTGCTCGAACGCCTCGCGCGCGGGATGCCACTCGGTCCCGCGGGCGAGGAGGTCGCGGCGATGGACGCCTCCGTGGAGGCGAGCATCGGCGCGTGGTTTCAGGCCTGGGTGGCCTTGGGCTGGCTCCGCGAGGTGCGGGTTTAG
- a CDS encoding AgmX/PglI C-terminal domain-containing protein — protein MRAPLFATVAVITSLLGVAACGGSGGSSEPAKTPEPASAETTTAPPAPAVDAGPPTTTTSTLSGNGDLQGAKLTTSSTTTVETKGQGGPRPSGDGEIGRRREDVQTIIGSRRDDARKCYDDAVKRNPSLEGDIDIKWTIDPKGIVTDIAVDDSKSQIHDEGLGKCIIAIIKNIKFAESPKGFESRMHYPFNFHPRGNQRAPGGAK, from the coding sequence ATGCGCGCTCCGCTCTTTGCCACCGTGGCAGTGATCACTTCCCTCCTTGGCGTTGCCGCATGCGGCGGATCCGGCGGCTCGTCCGAACCGGCCAAGACGCCCGAACCTGCGTCCGCAGAGACGACCACGGCTCCGCCCGCACCGGCGGTCGATGCCGGCCCGCCCACCACGACGACCTCCACCCTGAGCGGCAATGGCGATCTGCAGGGCGCCAAGCTCACGACGTCGTCCACGACCACGGTGGAGACGAAGGGCCAAGGCGGACCGCGCCCGAGCGGCGATGGGGAAATCGGCCGGCGCCGCGAGGACGTGCAGACCATCATCGGCTCGCGCCGCGACGACGCGCGCAAGTGCTACGACGACGCCGTCAAGCGCAATCCAAGCCTCGAGGGCGACATCGACATCAAGTGGACGATCGACCCGAAGGGCATCGTGACCGACATCGCGGTGGACGACTCGAAGAGCCAGATCCACGACGAGGGCCTGGGCAAGTGCATCATCGCGATCATCAAGAACATCAAGTTCGCCGAAAGCCCCAAGGGCTTCGAGTCGCGCATGCACTACCCGTTCAACTTCCACCCGCGCGGCAACCAGCGTGCGCCGGGCGGGGCCAAGTAG
- a CDS encoding serine/threonine protein kinase, whose protein sequence is MVRPTDVARAGTYDLLLELACGGMATVYLARAHDDATGDAPLVAIKRPHRHLAKDKAFLSMLLDEARLASAIDHPNVVKVRELGFEQAEPFIVLDYVEGASLSELRKELAVAERAVDTRVAVRVVLDALAGLHAAHDLTDDKGRSLGIIHRDVSPHNVLIGSDGRVRLTDFGIAKAEDRMQETRTHEVKGKLAYLAPERIDKRRICTKQSDIFSMAVVLWECLAGRRLFRGDEAIDTLHEVMEAPIPRLRQLGADIPAALDEAVARGLSRDLSVRYASAAEFAQAIERGAGPANVGTAADVARVIAAVFGATLRHRHQEVRSAVGEEAAEHLLKATGITPRPPPPPNMPLSTPALYAAVAPPAPSERYAYGNVRDLTPSRRLAGRWRTAAAIAAGGLLGGTAALVVFSTVYGAAPVAPAPARPAVSSESAGSPAPPADPRESMGAAWYGTPSADEAPQVEPPPPAPESKPAARDAGKSRAQRESDVGTTRNGFTKLK, encoded by the coding sequence GTGGTACGTCCAACGGACGTGGCGCGTGCGGGCACCTACGACCTTCTTCTCGAGCTGGCGTGTGGCGGCATGGCCACCGTCTATCTCGCGCGCGCGCACGACGACGCGACCGGCGATGCACCGCTCGTCGCCATCAAGAGGCCACATCGGCACCTGGCGAAGGACAAGGCATTCCTGTCGATGCTGCTCGACGAGGCACGCCTCGCTTCGGCCATCGACCATCCCAACGTGGTGAAGGTGCGCGAGCTCGGGTTCGAGCAAGCGGAGCCCTTCATCGTGCTCGACTACGTCGAGGGTGCGTCGCTGTCGGAGTTGCGCAAGGAGCTCGCGGTGGCCGAAAGGGCCGTCGACACGCGCGTGGCCGTGCGCGTGGTGCTCGATGCGCTGGCCGGGCTGCACGCCGCGCACGATCTCACCGACGACAAGGGCCGCTCGCTCGGGATCATCCACCGCGACGTGTCGCCGCACAATGTTCTCATCGGCTCCGACGGGCGGGTGCGCCTCACGGACTTCGGCATCGCCAAGGCCGAGGATCGCATGCAGGAGACGCGCACCCACGAGGTCAAAGGCAAGCTGGCCTACCTCGCGCCCGAGCGCATCGACAAGCGCCGCATCTGCACCAAGCAGAGCGACATCTTCTCCATGGCCGTCGTGCTCTGGGAGTGCCTCGCCGGGCGGCGCCTCTTTCGCGGGGACGAGGCCATCGACACGTTGCACGAGGTGATGGAGGCGCCCATCCCGCGCCTTCGCCAGCTCGGTGCGGACATTCCGGCGGCGCTCGACGAAGCGGTGGCGCGCGGTCTCTCGCGCGACCTTTCCGTGCGTTACGCCAGCGCGGCCGAGTTTGCGCAGGCCATCGAGCGCGGCGCCGGCCCGGCCAACGTGGGCACGGCGGCCGATGTGGCGCGTGTCATCGCCGCGGTGTTCGGTGCGACCCTTCGCCACCGCCACCAGGAGGTTCGCAGCGCGGTGGGCGAAGAGGCCGCGGAGCACCTGCTCAAGGCCACGGGCATCACACCGCGCCCGCCGCCGCCGCCGAACATGCCTCTGTCGACGCCCGCGCTTTACGCTGCGGTGGCGCCTCCCGCGCCGAGCGAGCGTTATGCCTACGGCAACGTGCGCGATCTCACCCCGTCGCGGCGCCTTGCGGGTCGCTGGAGGACGGCTGCAGCCATCGCCGCGGGCGGGCTTCTCGGTGGCACCGCCGCCCTGGTGGTTTTCTCCACCGTGTACGGTGCCGCACCCGTTGCGCCCGCGCCCGCGCGCCCTGCGGTGTCCAGCGAGTCCGCGGGGAGCCCTGCGCCGCCGGCCGATCCGCGCGAATCCATGGGGGCGGCATGGTACGGGACGCCGAGCGCCGATGAAGCTCCGCAGGTGGAGCCCCCGCCGCCGGCGCCCGAGTCCAAGCCCGCCGCGCGCGATGCCGGAAAATCGCGCGCGCAGCGTGAATCGGATGTGGGCACGACCCGAAATGGGTTTACCAAGCTGAAATGA
- a CDS encoding HNH endonuclease: MLNRHFEAVQLTTARRAFVLLYGGAAQALDDDGETHAFESWRHLPVRDHDDAVAIVGGNLRVPRILHLHRYDRTPRLTVRLTRRNLMFRDAHQCQYCGKRPPLRELNIDHVLPRSRGGVDSWENLVTACRVCNLRKGWKTPDEANMRLARRPFRPKWSTCAQLLLGASSRYKEWDPFLKAS, from the coding sequence GTGTTAAACCGACATTTCGAGGCTGTTCAGCTCACCACGGCACGCCGCGCGTTCGTTCTCCTTTATGGGGGTGCGGCGCAGGCCCTGGACGATGACGGTGAGACCCATGCCTTCGAATCGTGGCGTCATCTGCCCGTGCGCGACCATGACGATGCGGTGGCCATCGTGGGCGGCAATTTGCGTGTTCCGCGAATCTTGCACCTACATCGTTACGATCGGACGCCGCGCCTCACGGTCCGATTGACGCGCCGCAATCTGATGTTCCGCGATGCGCACCAGTGCCAGTACTGCGGCAAGCGGCCGCCCCTGCGTGAGCTGAACATCGACCACGTGCTGCCGCGCTCGCGCGGCGGGGTCGATTCCTGGGAAAATCTCGTGACCGCGTGCCGGGTCTGCAACCTGCGCAAAGGTTGGAAGACGCCGGACGAAGCGAACATGCGCCTGGCGCGGCGCCCCTTCCGGCCCAAGTGGTCCACCTGCGCGCAGCTCCTGCTCGGCGCCAGCTCCCGCTACAAAGAGTGGGATCCGTTTCTCAAGGCGAGCTGA
- a CDS encoding cytochrome c maturation protein CcmE, whose amino-acid sequence MAQDEVVEGEKDDGIEVPIRRRGPVKQDEQARKRGVLIVVGMVGLGGLLAGVFLTQMKDSAVYSKPVDELVAQKTKFAGRPVRAEGNLVHGTLMKREQPCEYRFTISKNGVEVPVRYAQCVVPDTFRDVAGMDVGVTVEGELRADNSFEATNVLAKCPSKYEMKERASKGEQMPHAQVDGT is encoded by the coding sequence ATGGCACAAGACGAAGTGGTCGAAGGGGAGAAGGACGACGGCATCGAGGTGCCCATCCGGCGGCGAGGCCCCGTAAAACAAGACGAACAAGCGCGCAAACGCGGCGTTTTGATCGTGGTTGGTATGGTCGGGCTCGGCGGACTTCTGGCGGGGGTTTTCCTGACGCAGATGAAAGACAGCGCCGTCTACTCCAAGCCAGTGGATGAGCTCGTCGCGCAAAAGACCAAGTTTGCAGGCCGTCCGGTGCGGGCCGAAGGAAACCTCGTCCACGGCACCCTGATGAAGCGCGAGCAGCCCTGCGAATACCGCTTCACCATCAGCAAAAACGGTGTCGAGGTGCCCGTGCGCTACGCACAATGTGTGGTGCCCGATACATTCCGCGACGTCGCGGGCATGGACGTGGGGGTCACCGTCGAGGGCGAGCTTCGCGCGGACAACAGCTTCGAGGCCACCAACGTGCTGGCGAAGTGTCCGAGCAAATACGAGATGAAGGAACGCGCCAGCAAGGGCGAGCAAATGCCGCACGCGCAGGTCGACGGGACTTAA
- a CDS encoding tetratricopeptide repeat protein, producing MSVLRHPMALTIFLTSLVAAPAFAQSSPGPSPSKAAEAPTSGLTVYPDCKTTPTEAESEAAHGAYLAGKGSFDEADYTTAITYFKDAYRRDCTKYELLNALARAFEAKGDTPEAINALETYLRRAPANNPGNADVQRRIAALKAQMSPAPPAVASAPAPAPTSSTTTTTAPAPREADRPAPVHTIYPWIVAGSGAVVAIVGVSLWAVGNGQVSQSKDDAAAAGCDGTRCPDGVNVKPFQDKNDSGTTKKTLGIVLVGVGAAAVAGGLVWHFVEPSLARSRKVHARPDIAPGYAGLSLGGSF from the coding sequence ATGTCCGTCTTGCGTCACCCGATGGCGTTGACGATCTTTCTTACGAGTCTCGTCGCGGCGCCCGCTTTTGCTCAATCATCGCCCGGGCCGTCGCCTTCGAAGGCGGCCGAGGCGCCAACGTCTGGGCTGACCGTCTACCCCGACTGCAAAACGACGCCGACCGAGGCCGAAAGCGAAGCGGCCCACGGTGCGTACCTCGCGGGCAAAGGATCGTTCGACGAGGCCGATTACACGACGGCCATCACGTATTTCAAAGATGCCTACCGGCGCGATTGCACGAAATACGAATTGCTCAATGCCCTGGCGCGCGCCTTCGAGGCCAAGGGCGATACGCCGGAGGCCATCAACGCGCTCGAGACCTATTTGCGCCGCGCGCCCGCCAACAACCCGGGAAATGCCGATGTGCAGCGCCGCATTGCCGCATTGAAGGCGCAAATGTCACCGGCCCCGCCGGCCGTGGCCTCCGCCCCCGCACCGGCTCCCACCTCGTCGACGACGACCACGACGGCGCCTGCGCCGCGCGAAGCGGACCGCCCCGCGCCCGTGCACACGATCTATCCATGGATCGTCGCGGGTAGCGGTGCCGTGGTGGCCATCGTGGGCGTCTCGCTTTGGGCTGTTGGCAACGGCCAGGTGAGTCAATCGAAGGATGACGCCGCCGCCGCGGGATGCGACGGCACGCGCTGCCCGGATGGCGTCAACGTGAAGCCCTTTCAGGACAAGAACGATAGCGGCACCACCAAGAAGACCCTGGGCATCGTTCTCGTGGGGGTGGGCGCCGCCGCGGTGGCCGGCGGGCTCGTGTGGCACTTCGTCGAGCCGTCGCTCGCGCGTTCGCGCAAGGTGCACGCGCGCCCGGACATCGCGCCGGGCTACGCGGGACTGTCGCTGGGCGGCTCTTTCTAG
- a CDS encoding DUF4920 domain-containing protein, whose product MRFHSWLVIFLTLATGCKMSDPAAEDPSKAAAAAPAQKAAEAKAEPIKLGEPVTAERVALADVAKNPSAFKGKTIATTGTVRAVCQERGCWMEIVDTENHANVRMHGHAFFVPKSSSGKQAKIQGTVVLVKDGKECDEMSATGAQLEFDATGVELL is encoded by the coding sequence ATGCGTTTTCACTCGTGGCTCGTGATTTTTCTGACCCTCGCCACCGGCTGCAAGATGAGCGATCCCGCCGCGGAGGATCCGTCCAAGGCCGCCGCCGCCGCTCCCGCACAGAAAGCCGCAGAGGCCAAGGCCGAGCCGATCAAGCTGGGCGAGCCCGTCACCGCGGAACGGGTGGCCCTGGCCGATGTGGCGAAGAACCCGTCGGCCTTCAAGGGCAAGACCATCGCCACGACCGGCACCGTGCGCGCCGTCTGCCAGGAACGCGGCTGTTGGATGGAGATCGTCGACACCGAGAACCACGCCAACGTGCGCATGCACGGCCACGCCTTCTTCGTTCCCAAGTCCTCGAGCGGCAAGCAGGCCAAGATTCAGGGCACCGTCGTCCTCGTGAAGGACGGCAAGGAATGCGATGAAATGTCGGCCACCGGCGCCCAGCTCGAGTTCGACGCCACCGGCGTCGAGCTGCTCTAG
- the sppA gene encoding signal peptide peptidase SppA, whose protein sequence is MLVLRLVLQFFRLLLWPLSRLRRAKAAPDGAYVHLEIDGAVTDVAAPARPWDAWVRKRAVTVHGIADLVDAILDDPKPRGLLITLKSLHAGMATATSLRAQLSRLRDAGRDVVVFLPLGGDTREYYVATAAARIFVGPQTTVAPLGFAVNARYLRGALEKAGLTPEVFARGTYKSAGETLVRDSMSDAQREQMEALLATFYDELVDAVAEGRHLDVETARARIDGAPYRAADAVTAGLADGEAYDDEVAQKLDDAKLVPAAAYLGARRAGRIGPLRPEPIIGVVRVHGPIATDNAAHLPFATDEPLIQVVRRARRDPRVRAVVLHIDSPGGSALASDRIHHELVRLAAEKPLIACMANVAASGGYYVAAPAHVIVAEPTTVTGSIGVIAARFTPEPLFSRLGITTSSLRRGEHAGLLDPAGALSDGERGAIEKELDGVYRGFVQVVCDGRKKTYDEVHAVAQGRVWVGRDARERGLVDELGGFATALRLARERGANGQKLAPKVLRPPRSPLPPLSAEHREKRVARVVAWRVLAMLGLGPSALLFGSARKERLFLWSELGERFAQPTEIE, encoded by the coding sequence ATGCTCGTCCTTCGTTTGGTGCTGCAATTTTTCCGTCTGCTCCTTTGGCCCCTGTCCCGGTTGCGGCGGGCCAAGGCGGCACCGGATGGGGCGTACGTGCACCTCGAAATCGACGGAGCCGTGACCGACGTCGCGGCCCCGGCGCGGCCGTGGGATGCCTGGGTGCGCAAGCGCGCGGTCACCGTGCACGGCATCGCGGACCTCGTGGATGCGATCCTCGACGACCCCAAGCCGCGCGGGCTCCTAATCACGCTCAAGTCGCTCCACGCCGGCATGGCCACCGCCACGTCGCTACGGGCGCAGCTCTCCCGGCTGCGCGATGCGGGGCGGGACGTCGTGGTCTTTCTCCCGCTGGGGGGTGACACGCGCGAGTACTACGTTGCTACCGCGGCTGCGCGCATCTTCGTGGGGCCGCAGACGACGGTGGCTCCGCTCGGGTTTGCCGTGAATGCGCGCTACCTGCGCGGCGCGCTGGAGAAGGCGGGGCTCACGCCCGAGGTGTTCGCCCGCGGCACGTACAAAAGCGCCGGCGAGACCTTGGTGCGCGATTCGATGAGCGACGCGCAGCGCGAGCAGATGGAAGCGCTGCTGGCGACCTTTTACGACGAGCTGGTCGACGCCGTGGCCGAAGGGCGGCACCTCGACGTGGAGACGGCGCGGGCCCGCATCGATGGGGCGCCGTACCGCGCGGCCGATGCGGTGACCGCCGGCCTGGCCGACGGTGAGGCCTATGACGACGAGGTCGCGCAGAAGCTGGACGACGCGAAGCTCGTTCCGGCGGCCGCTTACCTCGGCGCGCGCAGGGCGGGGCGGATCGGGCCGCTGCGTCCCGAGCCCATCATCGGCGTGGTGCGCGTGCACGGGCCGATTGCGACGGACAATGCGGCGCACTTGCCGTTCGCGACCGACGAGCCGCTCATCCAGGTCGTGCGCCGTGCGCGTCGCGATCCGAGGGTGCGCGCGGTGGTGCTCCACATCGATTCGCCCGGCGGCAGTGCGCTGGCGTCGGACCGCATTCACCACGAGCTGGTGCGCCTCGCCGCGGAGAAGCCGCTCATCGCGTGCATGGCCAACGTGGCGGCGAGCGGTGGCTACTACGTCGCCGCTCCGGCCCACGTCATCGTGGCCGAGCCCACCACGGTGACCGGATCCATCGGCGTCATCGCGGCGCGCTTCACGCCCGAGCCGCTCTTTTCGCGGCTGGGCATCACCACGAGCAGCCTGCGCCGCGGCGAGCACGCGGGGTTGCTCGATCCGGCGGGTGCCCTCAGCGACGGCGAGCGCGGCGCCATCGAAAAGGAGCTCGACGGCGTGTACCGCGGTTTCGTCCAGGTCGTCTGCGATGGCCGCAAGAAGACCTACGACGAGGTGCACGCCGTCGCGCAGGGGCGCGTGTGGGTCGGCCGCGATGCGCGCGAGCGCGGCCTGGTCGATGAACTCGGTGGGTTCGCGACGGCGCTTCGGCTGGCCCGTGAGCGGGGCGCGAATGGCCAGAAACTCGCGCCCAAGGTCCTGCGCCCGCCGCGCTCGCCGCTGCCGCCGCTTTCGGCCGAGCATCGCGAAAAGCGTGTGGCCCGCGTGGTCGCGTGGCGCGTGCTCGCGATGCTCGGGCTCGGACCGAGCGCTTTGCTCTTCGGGTCGGCGCGCAAGGAGCGCCTGTTTCTCTGGTCCGAACTCGGCGAGCGCTTCGCGCAACCCACGGAAATCGAGTGA
- a CDS encoding (deoxy)nucleoside triphosphate pyrophosphohydrolase, which translates to MTVPRTIRVVAAVLEQDGRYLITQRRATAVLPLMWEFPGGRVEPGETDAQALRREVMHRLGAEIECGKLISFVSHPYEHYVVDLFLYECALLSNSLEARAVNGFKWVLSAEFDQYPFTPADEASMDALLGVT; encoded by the coding sequence ATGACCGTGCCGCGCACCATTCGGGTCGTCGCCGCCGTGCTCGAGCAAGATGGCCGATACCTCATCACGCAGCGGCGGGCCACGGCGGTTCTTCCCTTGATGTGGGAGTTCCCTGGCGGCCGCGTCGAGCCTGGCGAGACCGACGCGCAGGCCCTCCGCCGCGAGGTGATGCACCGCCTCGGGGCCGAGATCGAATGTGGCAAGCTCATCTCGTTCGTGAGCCACCCCTACGAGCACTACGTGGTCGATCTCTTTCTCTACGAGTGCGCGCTGCTGTCGAACTCGCTGGAAGCTCGCGCGGTGAACGGCTTCAAATGGGTGCTCAGCGCGGAGTTCGACCAGTATCCGTTCACGCCCGCCGACGAAGCCTCGATGGATGCGCTGCTCGGCGTGACCTGA
- a CDS encoding FHA domain-containing protein: MIVCPKCSKENQDHYKFCLGCGAELPREAAPRAFSASTPPHGVKAASAARVPAASEAPPPGYTPGDLAAVAPSMPSHQPTQAPPQVVPSVPQAPAASSLPSGGTPAAAPATTSPPPGGAPQASPGAGGSSCPQCGHMNAANNVFCGSCGFRLGAAPAARSVAPPAAAATGTIVLTALRADGSEAGNYTLPSTTMTVGRDTGGIFAGDSYLSPRHATFRQANSRLHVKDEGSLNGVYRKLFRDSPVELQPNDIFRIGQEIIRFEPLAPLPASPDGVERLGAPSKGYVGRIALIIGRDTTGNAFPVPEAGVHLGRERGDILFPEDGYVSGLHCHLAYAGGKLTLTDLGSSNGTFLRLREEVEVQNGDVLLMGQQLFRITM; this comes from the coding sequence GTGATCGTTTGCCCGAAATGCAGCAAGGAGAATCAGGACCACTACAAGTTCTGTCTCGGCTGCGGTGCGGAACTTCCCCGCGAAGCGGCGCCGCGTGCGTTCTCGGCGTCGACGCCTCCGCACGGCGTGAAGGCCGCTTCGGCCGCGCGCGTGCCCGCCGCCAGCGAGGCGCCGCCGCCCGGCTACACGCCCGGCGATCTGGCCGCGGTGGCGCCGTCCATGCCGTCGCATCAGCCGACCCAGGCCCCGCCCCAGGTCGTTCCCAGCGTTCCCCAGGCGCCGGCGGCAAGCTCGCTTCCCTCGGGCGGAACGCCGGCCGCGGCACCGGCCACGACCTCCCCACCGCCCGGAGGGGCCCCGCAAGCGAGTCCTGGGGCCGGTGGTTCGAGCTGCCCGCAGTGCGGCCACATGAACGCCGCCAACAACGTGTTCTGCGGTTCGTGCGGATTTCGCCTGGGCGCGGCCCCGGCCGCGCGTTCCGTGGCCCCACCGGCCGCCGCAGCCACGGGCACCATCGTCCTCACCGCCCTTCGCGCGGATGGGAGCGAAGCGGGCAACTACACCCTGCCCTCGACGACCATGACGGTGGGTCGGGACACGGGCGGCATCTTCGCGGGCGACAGCTACTTGTCCCCGCGCCACGCCACCTTCCGCCAGGCCAATTCACGCCTGCACGTGAAGGACGAAGGCTCGCTCAACGGCGTCTACCGCAAGCTTTTCCGCGATTCGCCGGTCGAGCTTCAGCCGAACGACATCTTCCGCATCGGCCAGGAGATCATTCGGTTCGAACCACTCGCCCCGCTGCCGGCCTCGCCCGACGGCGTCGAGCGCCTCGGCGCCCCCTCGAAGGGCTACGTGGGACGAATCGCCCTGATCATTGGACGAGACACGACCGGCAACGCGTTTCCGGTACCGGAAGCGGGAGTGCACCTCGGGCGCGAGCGCGGGGACATTCTCTTTCCAGAAGACGGCTACGTTTCCGGGTTACATTGCCATCTGGCTTACGCGGGGGGAAAGTTGACGCTCACGGATCTCGGCAGCTCGAACGGCACCTTCCTCCGCCTACGCGAGGAGGTCGAAGTGCAGAACGGCGACGTGCTCCTGATGGGTCAACAGCTTTTCCGGATCACCATGTGA
- a CDS encoding peptidylprolyl isomerase, with protein sequence MPKAQFPDISVPGTGKLYARFVTSVGNIVVELAEEKAPDTVKNFVGLATGTQEWKDPRPEAKGAIRQGVPLYDGTIFHRVIPDFMIQGGDPLGKGIGGPGYDFKDEFHPELKHDRPGVLSMANAGPGTNGSQFFITEKPTTWLDRKHSVFGHTVAGVELIKKITSSPRDSQDRPRTDIVLKKVEIFRSESVPTS encoded by the coding sequence ATGCCCAAAGCCCAATTTCCCGATATCTCGGTCCCCGGAACCGGAAAGCTCTACGCTCGCTTCGTCACCAGCGTGGGCAACATCGTCGTCGAGCTGGCGGAAGAGAAGGCGCCGGACACGGTGAAAAACTTCGTCGGCCTCGCCACCGGCACGCAGGAATGGAAGGACCCGCGTCCTGAAGCCAAGGGCGCCATCCGCCAGGGCGTGCCGCTGTACGATGGCACCATCTTCCACCGCGTGATCCCGGACTTCATGATCCAGGGCGGCGATCCCCTCGGCAAGGGCATCGGCGGCCCCGGCTACGACTTCAAGGACGAGTTCCACCCCGAGCTCAAACACGACCGCCCGGGCGTCCTCTCGATGGCCAATGCGGGCCCCGGCACCAACGGCTCGCAGTTCTTCATCACCGAGAAGCCCACGACGTGGCTCGATCGGAAACACTCGGTGTTCGGGCACACGGTGGCCGGCGTCGAGTTGATCAAGAAGATCACGAGCAGCCCGCGCGACAGCCAGGATCGCCCCAGGACCGACATCGTCCTCAAGAAGGTGGAAATCTTCCGCAGCGAGTCCGTGCCTACATCGTGA
- a CDS encoding CHAD domain-containing protein, translating to MNFVAVPAIRPASAHVGAKFRTLDEEIRQGAGRIVAGNDAEAVHDFRVSIRQLRTLLKLSRPLYGRFHADAVRGSFTAMHRATGALRDEEALEETVAALSIRHPAFEDWQSRRAAKARALRRVVVTRVSSSDLAHAHDMLHAILILPVHPQRERDLTAFAQRKVETALTEAERLSMRQTEDAEQLHELRIACKQLRYTVEFFEEVLPEHLRALRKPAVKLQKVLGDVHDLDVARLVMQRQHGLPLTLRNRIAREISARRAEKLAAFESLRTPDPAAAAVTM from the coding sequence GTGAACTTCGTCGCCGTTCCTGCGATCCGCCCCGCGTCGGCCCACGTCGGCGCCAAATTCCGGACGCTCGACGAGGAAATCCGGCAGGGCGCCGGCCGCATCGTCGCCGGAAACGACGCCGAGGCCGTCCACGATTTCCGCGTGAGCATCCGCCAGCTGCGCACCCTGCTCAAGCTTTCGCGGCCGCTTTACGGACGCTTCCACGCCGATGCCGTGCGCGGTTCGTTCACCGCCATGCATCGCGCCACCGGCGCTCTGCGCGACGAAGAGGCCCTCGAGGAAACGGTGGCCGCGCTCTCCATTCGCCACCCGGCCTTCGAGGACTGGCAAAGCCGGCGCGCCGCGAAGGCGCGCGCCCTGCGGCGGGTCGTGGTCACCCGCGTGTCGTCGAGCGATCTGGCGCATGCGCACGACATGTTGCACGCCATCTTGATCCTGCCCGTGCACCCCCAGCGCGAACGCGATCTGACCGCGTTCGCGCAGCGCAAGGTGGAGACCGCCCTGACCGAGGCCGAGCGCCTCTCCATGCGGCAAACCGAGGACGCCGAGCAGCTGCACGAGCTGCGCATCGCCTGCAAGCAACTGCGCTACACCGTCGAGTTCTTCGAGGAGGTGCTCCCGGAACACCTGCGCGCCTTGCGCAAGCCCGCGGTGAAGCTGCAAAAAGTGCTCGGCGACGTGCACGATCTGGACGTGGCCCGCCTGGTCATGCAGCGCCAGCACGGCCTTCCGCTGACGCTGCGCAACCGCATCGCGCGCGAGATTTCTGCCCGCCGCGCGGAAAAATTGGCCGCATTCGAGAGCTTGCGAACGCCCGATCCTGCGGCCGCTGCCGTCACGATGTAG